The DNA region GCAGTGCGTCGCGACGTATCGCGATGCGCATTGACCCCGGCATGAATCGTAGTAGGTTCACAGGTATTCTAACGCATGAGCCTCTATGGGGAACCGCAATGGCGGAAAAGCCTATGAACCTCAGGGTCGAGCCGGGCGACGGCGCAATCGGGGATGTCGATGTCGAAATTTACGCCGTCCTCGGCCAGTCGACGATGCTGGTCAGCCAGCTTCTGAAAATCGGCCGTGGCGCAATTATCGAACTGGATCAGCGAACCTCCGACCCGGTCGAAATACAGGTCAACCAGCAGGCCATCGCCTATGGCGAGATCATCACTCTGGACGACAAGCTTGGTGTCACGATAACCGAAATCATCAAGAAAAACATTTATTGACGGGTTGTTGCGATGGGATTGTCCCGCGCCGGGTCGCGCGCGCGGATCAAGGCGGCGTTTCGTGGAATGATACACCATGACCGATAAGAAAATTGTCCGTGCGGCGATGGTTGTCATCGGCAATGAGA from Alphaproteobacteria bacterium includes:
- a CDS encoding FliM/FliN family flagellar motor switch protein yields the protein MAEKPMNLRVEPGDGAIGDVDVEIYAVLGQSTMLVSQLLKIGRGAIIELDQRTSDPVEIQVNQQAIAYGEIITLDDKLGVTITEIIKKNIY